In the genome of Bradyrhizobium sp. CIAT3101, one region contains:
- the grpE gene encoding nucleotide exchange factor GrpE has product MTDRDRQPEDTTAATGEPVVSKPYIMPDDPEPGSVELLQKEAAEARDRMLRTLAEMENLRKRTAKEVADSKLYGVTGFARDVLDIADNLQRALDAVPAEARAAADPGLTALIEGVELTERSLLNALEKHGVKKFDPQGQKFDPNFQQAMYEVPDASVPAGTVVQVMQAGYTIGERVLRPALVGVAKGGAKPAPAANSNEAN; this is encoded by the coding sequence ATGACCGATCGAGACCGGCAACCCGAAGACACGACTGCCGCGACCGGCGAGCCCGTGGTGTCGAAACCCTACATCATGCCCGACGACCCCGAGCCGGGTTCGGTGGAATTGCTGCAGAAGGAAGCCGCCGAGGCGCGCGACCGCATGCTGCGGACGCTGGCCGAGATGGAAAATCTGCGCAAGCGCACCGCCAAGGAGGTCGCTGACTCCAAGCTCTATGGCGTCACCGGCTTTGCCCGCGACGTGCTCGACATCGCCGACAACCTTCAGCGCGCGCTCGATGCCGTTCCGGCCGAAGCGCGTGCCGCGGCCGATCCCGGCCTGACCGCGCTGATCGAGGGCGTCGAGCTCACCGAGCGTTCGCTGCTCAACGCGCTGGAAAAGCATGGCGTGAAGAAGTTCGATCCGCAGGGCCAGAAGTTCGATCCGAACTTCCAGCAGGCGATGTACGAGGTGCCGGATGCGTCGGTGCCCGCCGGCACCGTCGTGCAGGTCATGCAGGCCGGCTACACCATCGGCGAGCGCGTGCTGCGCCCGGCGCTGGTCGGCGTCGCCAAGGGTGGCGCCAAGCCTGCGCCGGCCGCGAACAGCAACGAAGCGAACTGA